The Hymenobacter oligotrophus genome segment GGAGCAGGCGTCGTGCCCATTGTCAGCCAAGGGGTGCCAATGGGCACCGGGGCGTTTAGGGACCTAAGGTTTGCCGTGGGGGCATCAGGTCAGCGGATTCCTGGCGCGAGCATTAGCCCGCAGGGCGCGACCCGTGCTGCGGTATGGATGAGAGTCTTCAGACTCCCGTGCCGCCGACGATGGCTGTGGTGGAAAACTACCCGGATGATGGAAGTCTGGAGACTCCCACCCACGCGCCGGCCCGAGTCGCGCCCTGCGGGCTAAGACGCGCGCCAGTGTCTTCAGTGCTCAGGCTAATTACCTGCGCCAGAAATAACGCCAATGGAAAACGTACAACAAGCCCGCCGCAGCGGCCAGCGGCATGGTACCCAACGCGCGCTGGGGTTGCTAGCCGGCCCGGCAGCGCGGGCACCTAGGGCATGGGCAGCCGCGTACCGAGTGGCCTTTGCCCGGGCGTGGGCAGGCGCCGGGCCGGCAATTTGGCCACAGCGCGCCAAAGTACGTAGGCAGTAGCGTCGCAATGCAGCTTCGGGTTGCAGTACCACACCGCTCTATCAATGTCGCTTTACCCCGTAATGCTGGCTGTGCTAGGCATAGCTATTTTGGGCGTTTCCTGGCTGCCTTCGTTGCTGGCCAAGTATCCGCTTTCGTACCCCGTTTTGTTTATTGCTTTTGGCTTGGGCGTGTACGCGCTGCCGCTGGGCTGGCCCGCGGCCGAGCCGCTGCTGCACAAGCCGTTGGTAACGCACCTGTCCGAGATCTGCGTGATTGTGGCGCTTACGGGCACAGGTCTGAAAATCGACCGGCCGTTTTCTCTCCGCACGTGGCGCACGCCGCTGCTGCTGGTGTCGGTGCTGATGATTTTGAGCATCGGGAGCCTTACGGCGGTGGCCTGGGGCGTGGCGGGCCTGAGCGTGGCCTCGGCCTTGCTGCTGGCCGCTTCCCTGGCCCCCACCGACCCGGTACTGGCCGGCGACGTGCAAGTGGGCGACCCGGGCGAGGGGCGCGAAGACAACGTGCGGTTTGCCCTCACCGGCGAAGCCGGCCTGAACGACGGTTTGGCTTTCCCGTTTGTGTACCTGGCTTTGGCGCTGTTGCCTGCCGCCGAGCCACTGGCTGGGCGCGTGTTTCAGTGGGCTTGGTACGATGTGCTGTACCGCACGGCGGCGGGAGTGGGCTTGGGTTGGCTGTCGGGCAAATTGCTGTCGTACCTCATCTTCAACCTGCCCAAAAAAATCAGCATCAGGCCCAGCGGCTACGGGTTTGTGGCCCTGGCCGTTACGCTTACAAGCTACGGCGCCACCGAGCTGTTGCGCGGCTATGGTTTTCTGGCTGTGTTTGTGGCCGCCATTACGGTGCGCAGCCGCGAGCGTAAGCACGAGTATCACCGGCACATGCACGCCTTCACCGACCAGATGGAGCGCGTGCTCATTGTGGTGATTTTGGTGCTGTTTGGCGGCAGCCTGGCCAGCGGCTTGCTGAAACCCCTAACCTGGGCGGGCGCCGCCGTGGGGCTGCTGCTGGTGCTGGTAATCCGGCCATTGGCGGGCTACCTCACGCTGCTCGGCGATAAGCGCGTCAACAACGCCGAGCGGTGGGTTATTGCGTTTTTTGGCATCCGCGGCATTGGCTCGGTGTTTTACCTCAGCTTCGCGCTGGAAAAAGGCGCCTTCGACCACGCCGAGGAGCTGTGGGCCATCTTGGGTTTCAGCATGTTGCTCTCGATTACCTTGCACGGAGTACTGGCCACGCCCGTGATGAACTGGCTCGACCGCCGCCACGGCCGCCCCACCGCCGAAGAGCACGAGCAGGAGCTGGAGGAAGCCGAAGCCAAAGCCGCGGATTAACCGCCGCGCTTACTGTTTTGCTCATTGGCCTAGGAGCCACGGCGGCCCCTAGGTACCCGTCACGACAAGGGCTCGGGAGCGGCAGTGCCGGCAGGCTTGCTGCGCTCGTGCGGCAGCGGAATAAACTCGGCGTTGTCGGTGGGGGGCAGGGCAATGCGGCCGGCTTCCCAGTCGGCCTTGGCTTGCTCAATCCGCTCGCGGCGCGACGACACGAAGTTCCACCAGATAAACCGGTCGCCTAGGTGTTCGCCGCCGAGCAGCATCAGGGTGCTGGCTTCGCGGGCGAGCAGGATGGGGTCGTGGCCGGGCGAGAAAACCAGCAGTTGGCCCGCCGTGTACGTGCGGCCGCCCACCTCCACGCTGCCTTTGGCTACGTAGGCGCCGCGCTCGGGGTAGCCTTGCGGCGGGCCAAACCGGGCGCCAGGCTGCAGCACCACGTGCAGGTAAAACAGGGGCGAGTGGGTGCGTACCGCGTTGCGCAGGCCGTAGGCGCTGCCGGCAATCAGGCGCATCCACACGCCCGTATCGGTAAACACGGGCAACTCGCGGGGCTGGTAGTTGGCGAAGGCCGGAGCGGTTTCTTCGTCGGCTTCGGGCAAGGCCACCCAGGTCTGGATCATTTCGAGGTTGCCGCCGGCCAGCGTGGCCGGGTCTTCGAAGCGCTCGGAGTGGGCAATGCCGCTGCCGGCCGTCATCCAGTTCACCTCGCCCGGCCGGATGATTTGCTCCACGCCAAGGCTGTCGCGGTGGGTTACCTGCCCGCCAAACAAGTAGCTGACGGTTGACAGCCCGATGTGCGGGTGGGGCAACACATCGAGGTTGGGCCGCTGCTCGGGCGCCAGCGTTACGGGGCCGGCGTGGTCCATGAAAATAAACGGCCCCACCATGCGGCGCAGGCGAAAAGGCAAAATCCGGCGCACGTTGAAACCGGCGCTGATGGCAGCCGGGCGGGCGTCAATCACGATATCGAGCATGGCAGCAAGGGGCATCGGCGAGGCCCTGGGTTGGGCCGGGCGGGCAGCTTAAGCTACGCATATGTGCGCTACCGCGTGCATTGGCCGCTGGCGTGGCCGCGGCGGGCCCTAGGTGCCGGCGCTTAGTTTGAAGTCGGCAGCCAGCGCGCGGCACTCGGCGTGGCGGGGGCAGCTCAGCAAATGGTCGTTAACCAAGCCGGCGGTTTGCATCAGGTTGTAGCAGGTGGCCGGGCCCGTCATCGTAAAGCCGCGCCGTTTCAGCTCCTTGCTAAGGGCCTCGCTGGCGGTGCTGGAGAGCGGCGTTGGGTTGACAGCACTGCGTTGGTTATCAACAGGGTGGCCGCCTACAAAGCCGTAGAAAAACCGCAGCAGTCCTAGGTCGCCGCCGAGTGCTTGGCGCAGCTGCAGCCAGGCGCGGGCGTTTTGCACGGTGGCCTCTAGCTTGCGGCGGTTGCGCAAAATGCGGGGGTTGAGGAGCAGCTCCTCAATGTCGTCGGGCCCGAAGCGGGCGATGCGCTCGGGCTCAAAACCGGCCAGCAATTCGCGGAACGCCTCGCGCCGGCTGAGCACCACCGGAAAGTCGAACCCGATCTGGAAACAGTGGAGCACGAGGTACTCAAACAAAATGCCGGCGTCGGTAACCGGCTCGCCCCACTCGTGGTCGTGGAAGGCGCGCTGCAGCGGGTTTTGGTTGGCCCAGGGGCAAGGAGTGGTGGCCATGCGGTGCGGTTGGGGTGCGCGTGTGTAACCCGGGCGGTGGCCTCGGGGTTGTGCGCGGGCGGGGTTTGTGCCGCCGGTAGGCGCTGCGTTGGGTTGGTGCCAGCAACGAAACCAGCTGATCTGCTGAGTGGTAAGTTGCAGGCCCGCCCCTGGGAACCTATCTCTCGGCAGAAGGCTTATCTTGCCGATATGTCTTACGAAGTAGCCAACCTAACCCTGGCCGAAGCCACGCGGCTGGAGCCCGTTTTGCATTACGCCATTTGCATCGATGCCGACAACCGACCCGGCAACCATGTAGGCGACTGGCCGGAGGAAGGCAAAGTGTACCCCGTGCGCTTGGTAGCCAGCAAGCTCGAGGGCATGGAGCTGGTACATGTGCTTGGTTTTCAAGCTGAAGCACCTTACTACAACGCCTTTGCGCCGCACCGCTTTGCCGTGGTGGCCGAGGTTTTCCTGAACTAACTTAAGCTTGGCAGCGGGCCGGCAGCCACCTAGGCCGCCGGTACCCGCTCCGACGACTCGCGGATGAGAAGCTCGGGCTGCAGCGTAATCTGCCGGCCTGTTAGCTTCTCATCGTTTTCGTTTTGGGCCATTAGCTCGAGCAGCAAGTGCACAGCCGTGCGGCCCATTTCCTCGCAGCGCTGATCAACGGACGTGAGCTTGGGCTCGGTGAGCGACGAAAACAGTTCGTTGCTGAAGCCCGCCAGCGCCACGTTATTGGGCACGCGCAACCCGTGCTGTTTAAGCACTTGCATGGCGCCTACCAACGATAAATCGTTGGCCGCAAACACGGCATCGAGCTGCGGGGCCTGTTGCAGCAACTGCTCCATGCCGTCGTGGCCGTCCTGCATCGAGAGGTTAGAGAAGTGCACCAGCGCTTCGTCGTAGGCAATGCCGTGGGCCTGCAGCGCATCCTGGTAGCCGCGGTAGCGGTTCTGGCAAATGTTCACGTGCTGGGGGCCGCCCAGGTGCGCAATGCGCGCGCAGCCCTGCTCAATAAGGTGCGACACGGCCTGGTAGGCACCCTGGTAGTCGTCGAGCACCACGGCGCTGGCCTCGGGCGTTTCCACCACGCGGTCGAAAAACACCAGCGGAATGTTGCGCCGCCGCACCTCGTCGAAGTGGCTGAAGTCGCGCGTCGTCAGCGACACCGACACCAAAATGCCATCTACCTGCGCATTGAGCAAGGTGGCAATGTTCTTCTTTTCGTGCCCCTCGTTTTCGTTCGACTGGCAAATCATCACGTTGAAGCCCGCCAGGTTGGCAATGGTTTCGATGCCCTTGAGCACCAACGCGAAGAAGTGCCCGTCGATGTGCGGCACCACCACACCTAGGGTATTGCTGCGGCCTTTGCGCAAAGCCGCTGCCAGGTGGTTGGGCTGGTAGTTGAGCTGCTTGGCCAGTTCCCACACCCGCTTTTTGGTAGCGTCGCTGATGGCGGGGTGGTTGTTGAGCACCCGCGAAATGGTGGAAACCGACAGATTAAGCTGCTTGGCGAGGTCTGATATGGAAGCGCGACGAGTAGCCACTGGGGAGTGCTGAGTATGAAATGAGCCCGCAAGTTCGGCGAAATCGGGTACTGAAGCCGCATGGCTTGGCCCGCGCCTTGTCTGCAAGTAACAACAACTATTGCCGGGGCTTGGGTTTGCGCCGGTGGCCGCTGAAAAAACCACCGCCGGCAACGGCCCGACGCCGCTGGCACAAGGACGAACTCAACGCTTGATTTATGCAAACGTTTGCACAGAATATTTAAGTCGCCTACATTTGGCAAGTGAGCAGCCGCTTGCACCAGTGGGGCGGGCCGCAAAACCCTGGTTCGGGCGCTGCTCATGCACCAACCCTTGTGTCTTTTCCACCCAAAACACATCGTTAGCTTTTAGTCTTCGTTACCAATGGGCCGTCAGCGTTACACCTTACAGCTTACCCGCAAGCAGCAGGCATACCTAGCCGATTTCGTTAACTCCGAAACGCTTTCCAAGCAGCAGCGCAACCGCGCCCTTGTGCTGCAGCATTGGCTGGCCAATTTCTCGGCCCAAGAATCGGCCGAGGTACTGGGCCTCAGCATCGACCGCGTGTACAGCATGCGCCGGGCCTTTACGCAGCAGGGTTTCCGCGGGTATTTGCACGAGGTGCCCCGCTGCGGCGCCCCCAACAAGCTCACGCCCGAGCTGGAGCTTTTGCTGCGTAAGCTTACGCAGGGCCAAGGCCCCGCCAAAGGCAAACGCTGGACGCTGGCTTTGCTCGCGCAACGCATTGTGGAGCTGGGCCACACCGACCGCATTTGCACCCTCACGGTTCACAAAGCCCTGAAGCGCATTCGCAGCACGGCGCCCGCGCCGCAGCGCGCCGCCCTGAGCCAAGCTGCCTAGCCCTCCCGGCCCGGCCATTGCGCGGCCGTGGCTGTAGCTGCCTGAACGGAGAAGAGCAGCTTGTACGGTGCTACTACTTAAAACCCCGCGGCCCCGCGGCTTGCCCAGGCAAGCCGCGGGGCCGCGGGGTTTTGCTTGGCAACAGCCACCTAGGGCCGCAGCATATGAATGTGCTCGATGCCGTCTTCGAGGTAAATGTCGTCGAGCTGCTCGAAACCAAAGCTGCGGTAAAAGGCGCGCAAGTAATACTGCGCCCCAATTTTGATGGGCTGCGGGCCAAACAGGGCTTCGCATTGCGCAATGGCTTGGCCCATGAGGTTGCGTCCCAGCCCGTAACGGCGGTACTTGGGACTTACCACGACCCGCCCGATGCTAACCTGCTCGTAGGAGCGCCCAGCCTCGAAAAGGCGGGCGTAGGCGGCCAACTCGCCGGCCGGCGTGTAGCCCAGTAAGTGGTACGCCTGCTGATCCATGCCGTCGATATCCTGAAAAGCACAGGTTTGCTCCACCACAAAAACCTCGCTGCGCAGCTGCAGCAGATCGTAAAGCTCGGTTAAGGTGAGGGCGGCGAAAGGCTTGGTGCTCCAGGTCAGCGTCATGGCAAAAGAATGTGTTCCCAAAGGTAGGGGCAAGGCCCAATTCTAGCGGCATGGGTCCGGAGTGGTCCTAGGTTCTGGCCCAACGCCGAGCGCCCGGCATCCAGCGCAACGGCCTGCCGCCTGGCAATCGGGCGCGCACCGGTAATTACAGCGGGAGGTGTTGTCCTCCGCGTTGGTGGTTGTAACCTCCTAGGTGGCATTGGTTGAGTGAGTACCTGGGAGCTGACTCAAGGAGGCGTAGGCCACATGCCCAGAGGCGTGCCAGGGTGCGACCAAGCCTTTGGAATAGCGGCAACGCGGGCATGATTTGGTTGGTAGAGCAATTACCAGGGCGAGGTTGCCAACTGCGGGCGCGCAGCCGTGGCTAGCGTTCCAGCCGAAGTGACGCTACGTAGGCCGCCAGCTCGTGCGGGGGCAGTTGTTCGAGCGTTAGCAGGGCTTCGTACGGGTCGCCGGGGAGGTGCAGCAGGTGGGCAAACGCCGGCTCGGTTTTCAGGCCTTGTAGCTTGAGCTGCCGCACGGCCGTCCGCCAGGCAGCGCCGCCCGCTTGCAGCACAGCGTGCTCTACTACCATGTGCCGGTAGGCATACTGCTGCCGCACGGGTTGCCCTTGCCCAAATACTTCAATGACAAAGCCTTGGTAGCTGAACCCGCATACTACGGTGGGCAGCCCGCGCACTGCTTTGTGCTTCAGGCGGTAGTGCCCAAAGCGCGCGTAGTGGTGCTGCAACAGGGCTGCAAACTGGGGTTGTGCTTGCTCGGGTACTTCGCAAATCACGTCCACGTCGCTGGCGGGGGTGTCGATGCCCAGCGGAATGGTGCCGGCCAACGCGGGCGTGTAGGGGGCAAGTGTGCGCCACAGGTCGAGCTGCTGCAAGGCGGCGTGGGCTTGCTGCTGCCGGAGGGTGCCGGTTGCCAAGTAGCGGTGGTCGAGCCAGTTCATAAATGGGGAGGCGCGCTTGCCGACAGCAAAGCTAAAAGGAACCGCTTGTAGCTTATGCCCAATACCTCGGCTCCGCCGCAAGAGCCAGAGGGTATATCAGCCTGAATGCACAGCGGCGCCGTGCTGCTCTGGCAAGGCGCCACCAGCCGAATGGGCTTATTCGGCAGAGCTTCTGCGGGTCTGGGCAATAAAATTAATCGCAACCTCGGCAGCCACTGGCCGGCCCGGCCCCGTATGCCGGGTTACCCCAACGTTGCCCGCGTATGCCACTCCGAAACCTCTCTTTGCGCCACACCAACCAAGTACTGCTGCTTTGGGTGCTGAGCGTGGTCGTGTTGTACTTCGGGCGGGTGTTTCTGATTCCGTTGGCGTTTGCGGCGGTGCTGGCCATGTTGCTGGCCCCCGTGGCCAGCCGCCTCGAGCGGTGGCACCTAGGGCGGGTGGGCGCGGCGCTGCTGTGCGTGGTGCTGCTGCTGGCTTTCGTGGGCGGCTGCATTTTCATTATCGGGGTGCAGGCGGCCAACATTTCCGAGCAGCTGCCCCAAATTCAGCAGAAGTTGCAGCAACTGTTGGCGCAGGCCCAGCAATGGATTCAGCAACAGTTTGGGGTAGCGCCGGCACAGCAAATAAAGTTTGTGCAAGAGCAGGTGAGCAAGCTGGCGCAATCGGCCAACCGCTACCTCACCGTATCGCTCAAAAGCTTTGGGGGGCTGCTCAGCGGCTTTGTGCTGGTGCTGCTCTACTTGTTTTTCCTGATTTGGGGCCGCGCCAAAATTCGCAAGTTTTTTCTGCAGCTCGCTCCCAACGAGCGCCGCGCCGAGGTGGGCCAAATGCTCAACGAAATCACCAAAGTGGCGGGCCAGTACCTGTCGGGGCGCTTGCTCTCGATGCTTTTTTTGGCCGTCATTTACTGCGTGGGCTTTAGCATTATCGGGCTGAAAAACGCCTTGCTCCTGAGTTTGATTGCGGTGCTGCCCACGCTTATTCCGTACGTGGGCGCGTTTGTGGGCGCGTTTTTTCCGCTAACCATGGCGCTGGTCAGCGGCTCATCGGGGCAAATGCTGCCGGTGGTGGGCGTGCTGGTAGCCGCGCAAGTCATCGACAACAACATCATCGAGCCGCTGGTCATGGGGTCGCGGCTCAACTTAAGCCCGGTGTTCACCATCGTGGCCATTGTGGTGGGCGAGTTGTTGTGGGGCATTCCGGGCATGATTCTGTTCGAGCCCTTGCTGGCCGTAATCCGGATTGTATGCGCCCACGTGCCGGCCCTGCACCCCTATGCATTTCTGCTCGAAGACGAAGTGGCCGAGCCG includes the following:
- a CDS encoding AI-2E family transporter, which translates into the protein MPLRNLSLRHTNQVLLLWVLSVVVLYFGRVFLIPLAFAAVLAMLLAPVASRLERWHLGRVGAALLCVVLLLAFVGGCIFIIGVQAANISEQLPQIQQKLQQLLAQAQQWIQQQFGVAPAQQIKFVQEQVSKLAQSANRYLTVSLKSFGGLLSGFVLVLLYLFFLIWGRAKIRKFFLQLAPNERRAEVGQMLNEITKVAGQYLSGRLLSMLFLAVIYCVGFSIIGLKNALLLSLIAVLPTLIPYVGAFVGAFFPLTMALVSGSSGQMLPVVGVLVAAQVIDNNIIEPLVMGSRLNLSPVFTIVAIVVGELLWGIPGMILFEPLLAVIRIVCAHVPALHPYAFLLEDEVAEPRWVQRLKQLVHRT
- a CDS encoding DNA-3-methyladenine glycosylase I; the protein is MATTPCPWANQNPLQRAFHDHEWGEPVTDAGILFEYLVLHCFQIGFDFPVVLSRREAFRELLAGFEPERIARFGPDDIEELLLNPRILRNRRKLEATVQNARAWLQLRQALGGDLGLLRFFYGFVGGHPVDNQRSAVNPTPLSSTASEALSKELKRRGFTMTGPATCYNLMQTAGLVNDHLLSCPRHAECRALAADFKLSAGT
- a CDS encoding GNAT family N-acetyltransferase — encoded protein: MTLTWSTKPFAALTLTELYDLLQLRSEVFVVEQTCAFQDIDGMDQQAYHLLGYTPAGELAAYARLFEAGRSYEQVSIGRVVVSPKYRRYGLGRNLMGQAIAQCEALFGPQPIKIGAQYYLRAFYRSFGFEQLDDIYLEDGIEHIHMLRP
- a CDS encoding DUF4269 domain-containing protein, which encodes MNWLDHRYLATGTLRQQQAHAALQQLDLWRTLAPYTPALAGTIPLGIDTPASDVDVICEVPEQAQPQFAALLQHHYARFGHYRLKHKAVRGLPTVVCGFSYQGFVIEVFGQGQPVRQQYAYRHMVVEHAVLQAGGAAWRTAVRQLKLQGLKTEPAFAHLLHLPGDPYEALLTLEQLPPHELAAYVASLRLER
- a CDS encoding cation:proton antiporter, with amino-acid sequence MSLYPVMLAVLGIAILGVSWLPSLLAKYPLSYPVLFIAFGLGVYALPLGWPAAEPLLHKPLVTHLSEICVIVALTGTGLKIDRPFSLRTWRTPLLLVSVLMILSIGSLTAVAWGVAGLSVASALLLAASLAPTDPVLAGDVQVGDPGEGREDNVRFALTGEAGLNDGLAFPFVYLALALLPAAEPLAGRVFQWAWYDVLYRTAAGVGLGWLSGKLLSYLIFNLPKKISIRPSGYGFVALAVTLTSYGATELLRGYGFLAVFVAAITVRSRERKHEYHRHMHAFTDQMERVLIVVILVLFGGSLASGLLKPLTWAGAAVGLLLVLVIRPLAGYLTLLGDKRVNNAERWVIAFFGIRGIGSVFYLSFALEKGAFDHAEELWAILGFSMLLSITLHGVLATPVMNWLDRRHGRPTAEEHEQELEEAEAKAAD
- a CDS encoding helix-turn-helix domain-containing protein — protein: MGRQRYTLQLTRKQQAYLADFVNSETLSKQQRNRALVLQHWLANFSAQESAEVLGLSIDRVYSMRRAFTQQGFRGYLHEVPRCGAPNKLTPELELLLRKLTQGQGPAKGKRWTLALLAQRIVELGHTDRICTLTVHKALKRIRSTAPAPQRAALSQAA
- a CDS encoding pirin family protein, whose amino-acid sequence is MLDIVIDARPAAISAGFNVRRILPFRLRRMVGPFIFMDHAGPVTLAPEQRPNLDVLPHPHIGLSTVSYLFGGQVTHRDSLGVEQIIRPGEVNWMTAGSGIAHSERFEDPATLAGGNLEMIQTWVALPEADEETAPAFANYQPRELPVFTDTGVWMRLIAGSAYGLRNAVRTHSPLFYLHVVLQPGARFGPPQGYPERGAYVAKGSVEVGGRTYTAGQLLVFSPGHDPILLAREASTLMLLGGEHLGDRFIWWNFVSSRRERIEQAKADWEAGRIALPPTDNAEFIPLPHERSKPAGTAAPEPLS
- a CDS encoding LacI family DNA-binding transcriptional regulator; this encodes MATRRASISDLAKQLNLSVSTISRVLNNHPAISDATKKRVWELAKQLNYQPNHLAAALRKGRSNTLGVVVPHIDGHFFALVLKGIETIANLAGFNVMICQSNENEGHEKKNIATLLNAQVDGILVSVSLTTRDFSHFDEVRRRNIPLVFFDRVVETPEASAVVLDDYQGAYQAVSHLIEQGCARIAHLGGPQHVNICQNRYRGYQDALQAHGIAYDEALVHFSNLSMQDGHDGMEQLLQQAPQLDAVFAANDLSLVGAMQVLKQHGLRVPNNVALAGFSNELFSSLTEPKLTSVDQRCEEMGRTAVHLLLELMAQNENDEKLTGRQITLQPELLIRESSERVPAA